The following are encoded in a window of Paraburkholderia hospita genomic DNA:
- a CDS encoding NAD(P)-dependent methylenetetrahydromethanopterin dehydrogenase, with product MERQHILHMFTPGRQMSPFDVNMAVDAGYQVVVPYTDVDARMIGPLTQDAIFSRGPKGVAHTGIFIGGRDVMLAVDMLRLSREAMVPPFEVSVFADPSGSFTTAAALVASVEWQLRSTFDTGLDGKRILVFGGTGPVGLIAGVLAAQAGARVALASSRGLDAAREACERASARFGAQLEGADASSADALDATLSSVDVVFATAAAGVEVMSAQQVNRAARLLVAADVNAVPPAGIAGVGVMDNGKRVGQHDALGIGALAIGNVKYEVQQRLFMQMLAAKEKVYLGFDDALDMARRVVTERSSLATA from the coding sequence ATGGAACGCCAACACATTCTCCACATGTTCACGCCCGGTCGGCAGATGAGCCCGTTCGATGTGAACATGGCCGTCGATGCCGGATACCAGGTCGTCGTGCCGTACACCGACGTCGATGCCAGGATGATCGGTCCGCTCACCCAGGATGCCATTTTTTCGCGCGGCCCCAAAGGGGTCGCGCATACGGGCATCTTTATCGGTGGACGCGATGTGATGCTGGCCGTGGACATGCTGCGCCTGTCGCGCGAGGCCATGGTGCCGCCGTTCGAAGTCTCCGTGTTCGCCGACCCGAGCGGATCGTTCACGACGGCGGCGGCGCTCGTGGCGAGTGTCGAATGGCAATTGCGCAGCACCTTCGACACGGGTCTCGACGGCAAACGTATTCTCGTTTTCGGTGGAACGGGGCCCGTGGGGCTCATCGCCGGCGTGCTCGCCGCGCAGGCAGGCGCGCGCGTCGCGCTGGCCAGCAGCCGCGGGCTCGATGCCGCGCGCGAAGCATGCGAGCGTGCCAGCGCACGCTTTGGCGCGCAACTCGAAGGCGCGGATGCGAGCAGTGCGGACGCGCTCGACGCGACCTTGAGTTCCGTCGACGTCGTATTCGCCACGGCCGCCGCTGGTGTCGAAGTGATGAGCGCGCAGCAGGTGAACCGCGCTGCCCGCCTGCTCGTGGCCGCCGATGTGAACGCCGTGCCGCCCGCAGGGATCGCAGGCGTCGGCGTGATGGACAACGGCAAGCGCGTCGGTCAGCACGACGCGCTCGGCATCGGCGCGCTCGCGATCGGCAACGTCAAGTACGAAGTGCAGCAACGGCTCTTCATGCAGATGCTTGCCGCGAAAGAGAAGGTCTATCTGGGCTTCGACGACGCGCTCGACATGGCCCGCCGCGTGGTCACCGAGCGCTCGTCGCTCGCCACGGCCTGA
- a CDS encoding beta-ribofuranosylaminobenzene 5'-phosphate synthase family protein — protein MAESTAKHTSIVTVNAPGRLHLGFLDPGASLGRRFGSLGLVIGGISTTLDARLSADDDDHYTAEPSARDELPRVRAHIETLRNLTGNDAPIDVRLRRTLPAHAGLGSGTQIALTVGHAFARLHGLDMSATQLAPALARGARSGVGIAGFERGGLIVDGGPRGPGVLPPVLSRFDFPSSWRVMLVFDESRTGLSGPAEHQALAALPPFPQALAAHACHLTLMQILPAVAEREFAPFAQGVSALQDGIGRYFAKSQGGIYTSPAVGRVLDWIGARYCAGVGQSSWGPTGFAIMESQEEAEHALRSAREAAAIDPGLRVEIVSGLNSGATVTWASAQD, from the coding sequence ATGGCTGAATCGACTGCGAAGCACACCAGCATCGTCACCGTGAATGCGCCCGGCCGGCTGCATCTGGGATTTCTCGATCCCGGTGCGTCGTTGGGACGACGCTTCGGCAGTCTGGGGCTCGTGATCGGCGGCATCAGCACGACGCTCGACGCACGGCTCTCCGCCGACGACGACGATCACTACACCGCCGAGCCTTCCGCTCGCGATGAACTGCCGCGCGTGCGCGCCCACATCGAGACGCTGCGTAACCTGACGGGCAACGATGCCCCGATCGACGTGCGGCTGCGGCGTACGTTGCCCGCGCATGCGGGCCTCGGCTCCGGCACGCAGATCGCGCTCACTGTCGGGCACGCGTTTGCTCGCCTGCATGGGCTCGACATGAGCGCAACACAACTGGCGCCCGCGCTCGCGCGCGGCGCGCGCTCGGGCGTGGGTATCGCCGGGTTCGAACGCGGCGGTCTGATCGTCGATGGCGGTCCGCGCGGGCCGGGCGTGTTGCCACCCGTCCTCTCGCGATTCGACTTCCCGTCTTCGTGGCGCGTGATGCTCGTGTTCGACGAATCGCGCACCGGGCTCTCGGGGCCGGCCGAACACCAGGCGCTCGCCGCCTTGCCGCCGTTTCCCCAGGCGCTCGCTGCACACGCCTGTCACCTGACGTTGATGCAAATCCTGCCCGCCGTCGCGGAACGCGAGTTCGCGCCGTTCGCGCAAGGCGTGAGCGCGCTGCAGGACGGCATCGGCCGATACTTCGCCAAGTCGCAAGGCGGTATCTATACGAGCCCCGCAGTCGGGCGCGTACTCGACTGGATCGGCGCGCGCTACTGCGCGGGCGTGGGTCAGAGTTCGTGGGGGCCGACGGGCTTCGCCATCATGGAATCGCAGGAAGAAGCCGAACACGCCTTGCGCTCGGCGCGCGAGGCGGCGGCGATCGACCCCGGGCTGCGAGTCGAGATAGTCAGCGGACTCAACTCGGGGGCCACCGTCACCTGGGCGTCGGCCCAGGATTGA
- a CDS encoding LysR substrate-binding domain-containing protein: MLNLLRNLTLRQLQIFSAASQYENFARAAEDLHLTQPAVSMQIKQLEEAIGLPLFERIGRRLTLTEAGATLSHHAKRILGDIKDAEDAMRSLSSADGGTISIGLVSTARYFMPRQISRYAERYPKVDIRFSIGNRDALLRQLQDNAIDLAVMGRPPAELDAHCEPLAYNPHVIAASTTHPFVDAPRFDLHELRHDTFLMREPGSDTAAVAMEMFQHHLFTPARRLALDSHETVKQAVVAGMGVSVLPLHTLRLELLAREVSILQVNGTPIDRVWHVVHMNAKQMSPACVAFRRFLIEKTGAYLEGQFADLTSHAHAASPFAQT; this comes from the coding sequence ATGCTTAACCTGCTCCGTAACCTCACGCTGCGCCAGTTGCAGATCTTCTCGGCGGCATCCCAGTACGAGAACTTCGCCCGGGCCGCCGAAGACCTGCACCTGACGCAGCCTGCCGTCTCGATGCAGATCAAACAGCTCGAAGAGGCCATCGGGCTGCCGCTGTTCGAACGCATCGGCCGGCGGCTCACGCTCACGGAAGCGGGAGCCACGCTCTCGCACCATGCGAAGCGGATTCTCGGCGACATCAAGGACGCCGAAGATGCGATGCGTTCGCTCTCTTCGGCGGATGGCGGCACCATTTCCATCGGCCTCGTCAGCACCGCCCGCTACTTCATGCCTCGGCAAATCTCGCGCTATGCGGAGCGTTATCCGAAAGTCGATATCCGCTTTTCGATTGGCAACCGCGATGCGCTGCTGCGCCAGTTGCAAGACAACGCGATCGATCTCGCCGTGATGGGACGCCCACCCGCCGAACTCGACGCGCACTGCGAACCGCTCGCCTACAACCCGCACGTGATCGCAGCGAGCACGACGCATCCGTTCGTCGATGCACCGCGCTTCGACTTGCACGAATTGCGCCATGACACCTTCCTGATGCGTGAGCCAGGGTCCGACACGGCAGCCGTCGCGATGGAAATGTTCCAGCATCATTTGTTCACACCTGCTCGAAGGCTCGCGCTCGACAGCCACGAAACCGTCAAGCAGGCCGTGGTTGCGGGCATGGGCGTGAGCGTGTTGCCGCTGCACACGCTGCGGCTCGAACTGCTGGCGCGCGAGGTGTCGATCCTGCAAGTGAACGGCACGCCCATCGATCGCGTCTGGCACGTGGTGCATATGAACGCGAAGCAGATGTCGCCCGCCTGCGTCGCCTTCCGGCGCTTCCTGATCGAGAAGACGGGCGCGTATCTGGAAGGACAGTTCGCCGACCTCACATCCCACGCCCACGCCGCGAGTCCATTCGCGCAGACATGA